The Clostridia bacterium genome has a segment encoding these proteins:
- a CDS encoding serine hydrolase: MCKRFFCILFAAAMLLAAVPSFAANAALFEKPDIDLSSDHVLLVNLNTGIEVFGVNPDDTVFPASTTKILTAILTIEACPDLDEKVEVTRSALNHIDIYSSQAGLLAGERLSVRDLLGLLMVKSACDAACVLAERVSGSEEAFADLMNAKAAELGCTGTHFVNSSGIHNENHYTTARDVSLITRYALQNPAFLEFFSMKQVATEATEKSGKRFFSTTNYLIDANRGGKYYYKFATGGKTGTTTPAGRCLVSTAKKGEAEYLCLVFGASGDSKGNNYAFDDTIALYKWCFDNLSVVKIGSSEGAQFETKLRYAWNHDYVTLAVAEDVYAVMPNGADATVNRDNAEGTATGLLVSVDIPDHLDAPVAKGDPAGTAKFFYRDEDGTVDLATGSVVVYESVDRNFFSFIFTNIGAFFSSTPVLIIFFVLLAALIGFVIYMLIRRSRSNRHRTTFRRRRSAKTNYRRSFRR; the protein is encoded by the coding sequence TATTGTTCGCCGCGGCGATGCTTTTGGCGGCGGTGCCTTCGTTTGCCGCGAACGCCGCGCTCTTTGAAAAGCCGGATATCGATCTTTCCTCCGACCACGTTCTTCTCGTCAACCTCAACACCGGCATAGAAGTATTCGGCGTAAACCCCGACGACACCGTCTTCCCCGCGTCGACGACGAAGATACTGACCGCGATACTCACGATAGAGGCGTGCCCCGATCTCGATGAGAAGGTCGAGGTAACGCGCTCCGCGCTGAACCACATAGACATATACAGCTCGCAGGCGGGACTGCTCGCCGGCGAACGCCTTTCCGTGCGCGACCTGCTCGGGCTGCTCATGGTCAAGTCCGCCTGCGACGCCGCGTGCGTGCTCGCCGAACGCGTTTCAGGTTCGGAAGAGGCGTTCGCGGATCTGATGAATGCAAAGGCGGCGGAGCTCGGCTGCACCGGCACTCATTTCGTCAACTCCAGCGGCATCCACAACGAGAACCACTACACCACCGCGCGCGACGTTTCGCTCATAACGCGGTATGCGCTGCAGAACCCCGCGTTCCTCGAGTTCTTCTCGATGAAGCAGGTGGCGACGGAGGCGACGGAGAAATCCGGCAAGCGCTTTTTCTCCACCACCAACTACCTGATCGATGCTAACCGCGGCGGCAAGTATTACTACAAGTTCGCCACCGGCGGCAAGACCGGCACGACGACTCCCGCCGGCCGCTGCCTCGTCAGCACCGCCAAAAAGGGCGAAGCCGAATACCTCTGTCTTGTCTTCGGCGCCTCCGGCGACAGCAAGGGCAACAACTACGCCTTTGACGACACGATCGCGCTCTATAAGTGGTGCTTCGATAATCTCTCCGTAGTCAAGATCGGCTCGAGCGAGGGCGCGCAGTTTGAAACGAAGCTCCGCTACGCCTGGAACCACGACTACGTGACGCTCGCCGTTGCCGAGGACGTCTACGCGGTCATGCCCAACGGCGCGGACGCGACCGTCAACCGCGACAACGCGGAAGGCACCGCGACCGGCCTGCTCGTTTCCGTAGACATCCCCGACCACCTCGACGCGCCCGTCGCGAAGGGCGATCCCGCCGGCACGGCCAAGTTCTTCTACCGCGACGAAGACGGCACGGTGGATCTCGCCACCGGCTCCGTCGTCGTTTACGAGAGCGTCGATCGCAACTTCTTCTCGTTCATCTTCACTAATATCGGCGCGTTCTTCTCTTCCACTCCGGTGCTGATAATCTTCTTCGTGCTTCTCGCCGCGCTCATCGGCTTCGTGATCTATATGCTCATCAGACGCTCGCGCAGCAACAGACACCGCACCACTTTCCGCCGGCGCAG